A single genomic interval of Acipenser ruthenus chromosome 28, fAciRut3.2 maternal haplotype, whole genome shotgun sequence harbors:
- the LOC117434619 gene encoding phosphoethanolamine/phosphocholine phosphatase-like isoform X1, protein MRNTMLTCCFVIPPSLRRRGAWPPSNMEAPLKKHLFFFDFDETIVNENSDDSVVRAAPGQTLPAWLREMRREGHYTEYMGRVLTYMGEQGVREEGFRAVIEKIPASPGIMGLFQFLKANQDLFEMVLISDANSYVIETWLCAAGLRPLFHCILTNPASFSSRGYLSLQPCHSHACPRCPANMCKRKLLGEYLAQRVEERGGRPFDRLLYAGDGANDFCPLVLLGPADTAFPRRDYPMHRLVREMQQSSPAAYRANVVPWHSGDDILHYLKKLLGRKVG, encoded by the exons ATGCGGAACACCATGTTGACGTGCTGTTTTGTCATCCCCCCCTCCCTCAGGAGACGAGGAGCGTGGCCCCCCTCCAACATGGAAGCCCCCCTGAAGAAGCACCTCTTCTTCTTCGACTTCGACGAGACCATCGTGAACGAGAACAGCGATGACTCTGTGGTGCGCGCGGCTCCGGGACAGACGCTGCCCGCCTGGCTGCGGGAGATGCGACGCGAGGGGCACTACACCGAGTACATGGGGCGCGTGCTGACCTACATGGGGGAGCAGGGCGTGAGGGAAGAAGGGTTCCGCGCCGTCATCGAGAAGATCCCCGCCTCCCCGGGCATCATGGGCCTCTTCCAGTTCCTGAAGGCCAATCAGGACCTGTTTGAGATGGTCCTGATCTCTGATGCCAACTCCTATGTGATCGAGACCTGGCTGTGCGCGGCTGGGCTGCGCCCGCTTTTCCACTGCATCCTCACCAACCCCGCCTCCTTCAGCTCCCGCGGCTACCTCTCCCTGCAGCCCTGCCACTCGCACGCCTGCCCGCGCTGCCCCGCCAACATGTGCAAGCGCAAGCTCCTAGGGGAGTACCTGGCGCAGCGGGTGGAGGAGCGCGGCGGCCGCCCCTTCGACAGGCTCTTATACGCGGGGGACGGGGCCAATGATTTCTGCCCCTTGGTGCTGCTGGGCCCCGCGGACACAGCCTTCCCCCGCCGTGACTACCCCATGCACCGGCTGGTCAGGGAGATGCAGCAGAGCTCGCCCGCCGCCTACAGGGCCAACGTGGTGCCTTGGCACAGCGGAGACGACATCCTGCACTACCTGAAGAAGCTGCTGGGCAG GAAAGTTGGTTGA
- the LOC117434619 gene encoding probable phosphatase phospho1 isoform X2, giving the protein MEAPLKKHLFFFDFDETIVNENSDDSVVRAAPGQTLPAWLREMRREGHYTEYMGRVLTYMGEQGVREEGFRAVIEKIPASPGIMGLFQFLKANQDLFEMVLISDANSYVIETWLCAAGLRPLFHCILTNPASFSSRGYLSLQPCHSHACPRCPANMCKRKLLGEYLAQRVEERGGRPFDRLLYAGDGANDFCPLVLLGPADTAFPRRDYPMHRLVREMQQSSPAAYRANVVPWHSGDDILHYLKKLLGRKVG; this is encoded by the exons ATGGAAGCCCCCCTGAAGAAGCACCTCTTCTTCTTCGACTTCGACGAGACCATCGTGAACGAGAACAGCGATGACTCTGTGGTGCGCGCGGCTCCGGGACAGACGCTGCCCGCCTGGCTGCGGGAGATGCGACGCGAGGGGCACTACACCGAGTACATGGGGCGCGTGCTGACCTACATGGGGGAGCAGGGCGTGAGGGAAGAAGGGTTCCGCGCCGTCATCGAGAAGATCCCCGCCTCCCCGGGCATCATGGGCCTCTTCCAGTTCCTGAAGGCCAATCAGGACCTGTTTGAGATGGTCCTGATCTCTGATGCCAACTCCTATGTGATCGAGACCTGGCTGTGCGCGGCTGGGCTGCGCCCGCTTTTCCACTGCATCCTCACCAACCCCGCCTCCTTCAGCTCCCGCGGCTACCTCTCCCTGCAGCCCTGCCACTCGCACGCCTGCCCGCGCTGCCCCGCCAACATGTGCAAGCGCAAGCTCCTAGGGGAGTACCTGGCGCAGCGGGTGGAGGAGCGCGGCGGCCGCCCCTTCGACAGGCTCTTATACGCGGGGGACGGGGCCAATGATTTCTGCCCCTTGGTGCTGCTGGGCCCCGCGGACACAGCCTTCCCCCGCCGTGACTACCCCATGCACCGGCTGGTCAGGGAGATGCAGCAGAGCTCGCCCGCCGCCTACAGGGCCAACGTGGTGCCTTGGCACAGCGGAGACGACATCCTGCACTACCTGAAGAAGCTGCTGGGCAG GAAAGTTGGTTGA